A section of the Leptotrichia buccalis C-1013-b genome encodes:
- a CDS encoding beta-glucoside-specific PTS transporter subunit IIABC — translation MKYEKLSKDIVEAVGGKENVVSLHHCVTRLRFKLKSNDKADMERLKKMDGVATALISGEQFQVVIGNHVADVFAEVSPLLGLNGDVKKDEPKREIKNIKDVLNLLIDVLSKLFQPMLGVMAAAGMLKGIAAILLSLGVLNTDGTYLAIQAAGDGLFQLLPVFLAWTSANYFGMNGFTAIAVAAGLIYPSLGTMELFNKAHFLGIPIVIPAGGYVSTVMPIIFSVWLGSHVEKLFKKIVPAMVRTFLVPFFTLLITYILSLLVIGPVISNASAALGTGLTALYNLNSTIAGGLLAGLWMVMVMFGLHWGLVPIAMNNVATLGYDTIIGSLMAHSFALLGVLLVIILKTKEQKVKDLSIPAAFSALFGVTEPGIYGVTLPMKIPFIIACISAAIGGAIGGFFKMKTYTIGALGLFSLSSYIPKEGIGRDFYIYSAVCLISLIFGIILTMFVKIPKLYEDENVTGNTDEKQVDKKPENTENKMLEKEVVYSPLKGTIKKLSEAEDEAFASGALGKGAAVVPTEGKVVAPTDGTIVTLFPTNHAIAIETDSGAELLIHVGLDTVQLDGKYFYPKVKEGDKVKKGDLMLEFDIDEIKKAGYVLTTPVIVTNTDEFLDVIEIDKENIEFGEKLITIVK, via the coding sequence ATGAAATACGAAAAATTATCGAAAGATATTGTAGAAGCGGTAGGTGGAAAAGAAAATGTTGTTAGTCTGCATCATTGTGTAACGAGATTGAGATTTAAACTGAAAAGCAATGATAAGGCTGATATGGAAAGATTGAAAAAGATGGATGGGGTAGCTACTGCTTTAATAAGTGGAGAGCAATTTCAAGTTGTAATTGGAAATCACGTGGCTGATGTGTTTGCGGAAGTTTCGCCTCTTTTGGGATTAAATGGGGATGTAAAAAAAGATGAGCCTAAAAGGGAAATAAAAAATATTAAGGACGTCCTTAACCTTTTGATTGACGTGCTTAGTAAACTATTTCAGCCAATGCTGGGAGTAATGGCTGCAGCTGGGATGTTAAAGGGAATTGCGGCAATTTTACTATCATTAGGCGTATTAAATACAGATGGAACGTATTTGGCAATACAGGCTGCAGGAGATGGATTGTTTCAGCTGCTTCCTGTATTTCTAGCATGGACTTCAGCTAATTACTTTGGAATGAACGGATTTACGGCAATTGCGGTTGCAGCGGGATTGATTTATCCTAGTCTGGGAACTATGGAATTATTTAACAAAGCTCATTTTTTAGGGATTCCTATTGTAATTCCAGCTGGAGGATATGTAAGTACGGTAATGCCTATAATATTTTCTGTATGGCTTGGTTCTCACGTCGAAAAATTATTTAAAAAAATTGTTCCAGCAATGGTAAGAACATTTTTAGTTCCGTTTTTTACTCTGTTAATAACTTATATTTTGTCATTATTAGTAATTGGACCTGTTATATCTAATGCTTCTGCAGCTTTAGGAACAGGATTAACAGCTTTGTATAATCTAAATTCAACTATTGCTGGAGGGCTTCTTGCAGGACTTTGGATGGTTATGGTAATGTTTGGATTACATTGGGGACTGGTACCAATTGCTATGAATAATGTCGCTACATTAGGTTACGATACTATAATCGGAAGTTTGATGGCACATTCATTTGCTCTTTTAGGAGTATTGCTTGTAATTATCTTAAAGACAAAAGAACAAAAAGTAAAGGATTTAAGTATTCCAGCTGCATTTTCGGCATTATTTGGAGTGACTGAACCTGGAATTTATGGTGTAACACTTCCAATGAAAATACCATTTATCATAGCCTGTATTTCAGCAGCAATCGGAGGAGCTATCGGTGGCTTCTTTAAAATGAAAACTTATACAATAGGTGCTCTTGGATTATTTAGCCTTTCTTCATATATTCCGAAAGAAGGAATTGGGAGAGATTTCTATATATATTCTGCAGTTTGCCTAATTTCACTTATTTTTGGAATTATACTAACAATGTTTGTTAAAATTCCAAAACTTTATGAAGATGAAAATGTAACTGGAAATACTGATGAAAAACAAGTAGACAAAAAGCCTGAAAACACAGAAAATAAAATGTTAGAAAAAGAAGTTGTCTACAGCCCATTAAAAGGGACTATAAAAAAATTAAGTGAAGCAGAAGATGAGGCATTTGCTTCAGGTGCTTTAGGAAAAGGAGCGGCAGTTGTTCCAACAGAAGGAAAGGTTGTGGCACCAACAGATGGGACAATAGTAACTTTATTTCCAACAAATCATGCAATTGCGATTGAAACTGACTCAGGAGCGGAATTATTAATTCACGTTGGACTTGATACAGTTCAATTAGATGGGAAATATTTTTATCCTAAAGTTAAAGAAGGGGATAAGGTAAAAAAAGGTGATTTAATGCTTGAATTTGATATTGATGAAATTAAAAAGGCTGGATATGTTTTGACAACGCCTGTAATTGTAACTAATACTGATGAATTTCTGGATGTCATTGAAATAGATAAGGAAAACATCGAATTTGGAGAAAAATTAATTACAATTGTCAAATAA
- the licT gene encoding BglG family transcription antiterminator LicT, whose protein sequence is MIDRDKIEKTFILKHNETSEKFKILLEDIPVDYVSISYDIIEYAKNILNVQFNDFIYVTLTDHLNFAIQRYRENISYVNALQWEIKKFYPKEYGIGLKALEFINDELGIKFSEDEAANIALHLVNARINSKNEIGETMQLVKMTQDILNIIKYTFGIELDESSLSYERFMTHLKFFFQRIMKNTQINDDNDFIYQEVRKKYTKAYQCAEKIENYFLKTYKRKLSEEEKTYLAIHIQRITQK, encoded by the coding sequence TTGATAGATAGAGATAAAATTGAAAAAACGTTTATTTTAAAGCATAATGAAACATCTGAAAAATTTAAGATTCTTTTGGAAGACATACCTGTAGACTATGTTTCAATTTCCTATGATATTATTGAATATGCAAAAAATATATTGAATGTACAATTTAATGACTTTATTTATGTAACATTGACAGATCACTTAAATTTTGCGATTCAAAGATACAGGGAAAATATAAGTTATGTGAATGCTCTTCAGTGGGAAATAAAGAAATTTTATCCAAAAGAATATGGAATCGGATTAAAAGCTCTGGAATTTATAAATGATGAGCTGGGAATAAAATTTTCTGAAGATGAGGCAGCGAATATTGCACTGCATCTCGTGAACGCCAGAATTAATAGTAAAAATGAAATTGGTGAAACAATGCAGCTTGTAAAAATGACACAGGATATTCTGAACATTATAAAATATACATTTGGAATTGAACTGGATGAAAGCAGTCTTAGTTATGAAAGATTTATGACACATTTAAAATTTTTCTTTCAAAGAATTATGAAAAATACCCAGATAAATGATGATAATGACTTTATTTATCAGGAAGTAAGAAAAAAATATACCAAGGCTTATCAATGTGCTGAGAAAATTGAGAATTATTTTTTAAAAACATATAAAAGAAAATTATCAGAAGAAGAGAAAACATATTTAGCGATACATATTCAGAGAATAACTCAAAAATAA
- a CDS encoding CAT RNA binding domain-containing protein, whose amino-acid sequence MMNVNGSLKNEDKKILNNNAIISENNQTEEIIITGKGIAFGKKLEI is encoded by the coding sequence ATGATGAATGTTAATGGGAGTCTGAAAAATGAAGATAAAAAAATTTTGAATAATAATGCTATCATTTCAGAAAATAACCAGACGGAAGAAATTATCATAACAGGCAAGGGCATAGCATTTGGAAAAAAGCTGGAGATTTGA
- the priA gene encoding replication restart helicase PriA, translated as MYYYEIYVENNQGTYTYKSEEKYEIGQWCIVNFINKDKMGIIIAIVNENQIQFDISKVKKIKDAAPVLSIPSDIMQLIRWIKNYYISDYYSVIKAVYPGALKLNYSKKAIFQREFSENNETLEVEKIEEIKKFNEYMKKRQEVTVVTLKKNFSSEIVERAVNEKVISIEKKVILNSKISKREKGKSEIVEKEIILNDEQQKAVDTIKNSENQIFLLKGITGSGKTEIYINLIKEALKQGFGSIFLVPEISLTVQMIQRLEEEFHNEVAILHSKLTDKEKREEWTFIRNGEKKIVIGARSAVFAPVQNLKYIIVDEEHENTYKQENNPRYHVKNVAIKRAFLQNENLKKDEKLEKNSELEKNDNLEEAEIVKSEKIKVILGSATPSFETYYQAQQGDIELIELTKRYKNAKLPKFEIVDLNETTENFSEELLDKISQTLQKNEQVILILNRKAFSNLLKCKDCGNIPTCPNCSISLNYYKYDNRLKCHYCGYEKRFDNTCDECGGHKMRQIGAGTEKIEEELAIAFPSAKIVRVDSESIKTKQNYEKAYNDFKNHKYDIMLGTQIIAKGLHFSNVTLVGVINADIILNFPDFRASEKTFQLLTQASGRAGRGEKDGEVIIQTFNGENDVIKKTIESDYEGYYKNEMIMRKMLNYPPFGRIIILVISATEENLVMEKAKILREEITRNVNATMNLTSNDFISDAFKSPIYKINGRYRYQIFFKFERENILKIKKIIKKCVGKFREREKKVRITIDVDPVNMM; from the coding sequence ATGTATTATTATGAAATTTATGTGGAAAATAATCAGGGAACATACACATATAAATCGGAAGAGAAGTATGAAATTGGGCAATGGTGCATTGTCAATTTTATAAATAAGGATAAAATGGGGATTATTATAGCAATCGTTAATGAAAATCAGATTCAGTTTGATATTTCAAAAGTGAAAAAAATTAAGGATGCTGCCCCAGTTTTGTCCATTCCATCCGATATTATGCAGCTTATAAGGTGGATAAAAAATTATTACATAAGTGATTATTATAGCGTGATAAAGGCAGTTTATCCAGGAGCGTTGAAGTTAAATTATTCCAAAAAAGCCATTTTCCAAAGGGAATTTTCTGAAAATAATGAAACTTTGGAAGTGGAAAAAATTGAGGAAATAAAAAAATTTAATGAATATATGAAAAAACGTCAGGAAGTTACGGTTGTAACTTTGAAAAAGAATTTTTCCAGCGAAATTGTGGAAAGAGCTGTAAATGAAAAGGTTATTTCCATTGAAAAGAAAGTTATTTTAAATTCTAAAATTTCAAAAAGAGAAAAGGGAAAAAGTGAAATTGTAGAAAAGGAAATTATTTTGAATGATGAGCAGCAAAAGGCTGTGGATACGATAAAAAATAGTGAAAATCAGATTTTTCTGTTAAAAGGGATAACTGGCTCAGGGAAAACGGAAATTTATATTAATTTAATAAAGGAAGCCTTGAAACAAGGGTTTGGCAGTATTTTCCTAGTGCCTGAAATTTCGCTTACAGTTCAGATGATACAAAGGCTTGAGGAGGAATTTCACAATGAAGTGGCTATTCTTCACAGCAAACTTACAGACAAGGAAAAGCGGGAAGAATGGACTTTCATACGAAATGGCGAAAAGAAAATTGTGATTGGAGCAAGATCGGCGGTTTTTGCACCTGTTCAGAATTTGAAATATATTATTGTGGATGAGGAGCATGAAAATACGTATAAGCAGGAGAATAACCCACGTTATCACGTAAAAAATGTGGCGATAAAAAGAGCATTTTTACAAAATGAAAATTTGAAAAAAGATGAGAAACTTGAAAAAAATAGTGAATTAGAGAAAAATGATAATTTGGAAGAAGCTGAAATTGTAAAAAGTGAAAAGATAAAAGTGATTTTAGGTTCAGCAACTCCATCTTTTGAAACTTATTATCAGGCACAGCAGGGCGATATTGAATTAATTGAGCTTACGAAACGGTACAAAAATGCGAAGTTGCCAAAATTTGAAATTGTGGATTTGAATGAAACAACAGAAAATTTTTCGGAAGAATTGCTGGATAAGATTTCGCAGACATTGCAAAAAAATGAGCAGGTTATCTTGATTTTGAACAGAAAAGCATTTTCAAATTTGCTGAAATGCAAGGATTGTGGAAATATTCCAACTTGTCCTAATTGCAGCATTTCCTTAAACTACTACAAATATGACAATCGCCTCAAATGCCATTACTGCGGCTATGAAAAACGTTTTGACAACACGTGTGATGAATGTGGCGGACATAAAATGAGGCAAATTGGGGCTGGAACGGAAAAAATTGAAGAGGAACTGGCAATAGCATTTCCATCAGCGAAAATTGTGAGAGTGGACTCTGAAAGCATAAAGACAAAGCAAAATTATGAAAAAGCCTACAATGACTTTAAAAATCATAAATACGACATAATGCTTGGAACACAGATTATCGCAAAGGGACTGCATTTTTCAAACGTAACATTAGTTGGAGTAATTAATGCTGATATAATCTTAAATTTTCCAGACTTTCGGGCCTCAGAAAAGACTTTTCAGTTGCTGACACAGGCTTCAGGGCGTGCAGGACGTGGAGAAAAGGATGGGGAAGTGATTATTCAGACTTTTAATGGCGAAAATGATGTAATAAAAAAAACAATCGAAAGTGATTATGAAGGATATTACAAAAATGAGATGATTATGCGAAAAATGTTAAATTATCCTCCTTTTGGACGAATTATAATTTTGGTAATTTCAGCAACGGAGGAAAATTTGGTAATGGAAAAAGCCAAAATTTTGCGTGAAGAAATTACAAGAAATGTAAATGCAACTATGAACTTGACTTCAAATGATTTTATTTCAGATGCTTTCAAATCCCCAATTTACAAAATAAACGGCAGATACAGGTACCAAATATTTTTTAAATTTGAAAGAGAAAATATCTTAAAAATTAAAAAAATTATAAAAAAATGTGTAGGTAAATTTCGGGAAAGAGAAAAGAAAGTTAGGATAACAATTGATGTAGATCCTGTAAATATGATGTGA
- a CDS encoding penicillin-binding transpeptidase domain-containing protein — MKKGNKKNSIVDRAKSNIVKNRKKNINRLNKIYDFLNTFEGRFTIIVFFTIIGFIVITANLYKIQIIQGNKWRAAGEEKYSSKNYIKAKRGKISTTDGQVLAYDNEDFIVTLDPTLIEEDNIDSVLNMLKRYIEPLEVENYKNEYLKSKKAKKQYLKIKHKISYSTKIAIEEQIDNDRKDAKIKGKKYKRKYKGVAFETSFTRNYVQNDAFQETLGFVNNENQGVYGIEKFYNKQLAGESGIIKGLRIPEAFLSIINIKNKENSSSGKDGNNLVLTLDSIMQYTLDEELKQTFEKYSADSAMGILMEVETGKILAMSSYPKSEDKANIKNRAITDYFEPGSIFKPITVSMGLQTKVINENSRISSSGSIRVQDRTIRDHSSLTIGNLNLTDIVAYSGNVAMVKISQMIDKNTFHKYLTDIGLGAKSGIDTYFESTKELPKLRDLTEVRKATISFGQGISMTQIQMLVALNTVVNNGKLMKPYLVDRIEDSNGKIVEQNKPIIIKKIFSDEISRLVRRYMEAVVNYGTGKNAYISGYRVAGKTGTAQKSAVGGYTKGKYFSSFFAFFPADKPKYAMLITVNEPKGNYYGADVALPSVRHVLEKLIDYRKIETNGRIKKNTDDKKSDVVKEEKKKDLTKIKQDFDKNIMPDLTGISLREFLSIYPQGKFSQYEVKGSGKVIGQFPEKGIKLDKQSKIQIVLE, encoded by the coding sequence ATGAAAAAGGGTAATAAAAAAAACAGTATTGTTGACAGAGCAAAGTCAAATATAGTAAAAAATAGAAAGAAAAATATCAATCGGCTGAATAAAATATATGATTTTTTGAATACATTTGAAGGTAGATTTACTATAATAGTTTTTTTTACAATTATAGGATTTATAGTAATAACAGCGAATCTTTATAAAATTCAAATAATACAAGGAAACAAATGGAGAGCTGCTGGAGAAGAAAAATATTCTTCAAAAAACTATATAAAAGCTAAAAGAGGTAAAATTTCAACAACTGATGGGCAAGTTTTAGCATATGACAATGAAGATTTTATTGTTACACTGGATCCTACTTTAATTGAGGAAGATAACATTGATTCTGTTCTAAATATGTTAAAAAGATATATTGAGCCATTAGAAGTGGAAAATTATAAAAATGAGTATTTAAAAAGCAAAAAAGCAAAAAAGCAATATTTAAAAATAAAGCATAAAATCTCTTATAGCACTAAAATAGCAATTGAAGAACAAATTGACAATGATAGAAAAGATGCAAAGATAAAAGGCAAAAAGTACAAGAGAAAATATAAAGGTGTAGCCTTTGAAACATCATTTACAAGAAATTACGTACAAAATGATGCATTTCAAGAAACGCTCGGATTTGTCAATAACGAAAATCAAGGAGTTTATGGAATTGAAAAATTTTATAATAAACAGTTGGCTGGAGAATCAGGAATTATAAAAGGACTTAGAATTCCAGAAGCCTTTTTGAGTATTATAAATATAAAAAATAAAGAGAATTCATCCTCTGGAAAAGATGGAAATAATCTTGTACTTACACTTGATAGTATTATGCAGTATACACTTGATGAAGAGTTGAAGCAAACTTTTGAAAAATATTCTGCTGATTCAGCAATGGGAATTCTGATGGAAGTCGAAACTGGAAAAATACTGGCAATGTCATCTTATCCAAAATCAGAAGATAAAGCAAATATAAAAAATAGAGCAATTACAGATTATTTTGAGCCAGGATCAATATTTAAACCTATAACAGTTTCAATGGGATTACAAACAAAAGTAATTAACGAAAATTCAAGGATTTCTTCATCAGGTTCTATTCGTGTACAAGATAGAACGATACGTGATCATAGCAGTTTAACAATTGGAAACTTAAACTTAACAGATATAGTCGCATATTCGGGAAATGTGGCGATGGTAAAAATTTCACAAATGATTGATAAAAATACTTTTCACAAATATTTGACTGATATTGGATTGGGAGCAAAATCTGGAATTGACACTTATTTTGAATCAACAAAGGAATTACCGAAATTAAGAGATTTAACTGAAGTAAGAAAAGCTACCATCTCTTTTGGGCAAGGTATTTCAATGACGCAAATTCAAATGCTTGTGGCCTTAAATACGGTTGTGAATAACGGTAAATTGATGAAACCGTATTTAGTGGACAGAATAGAAGACAGTAATGGGAAAATTGTGGAACAAAATAAACCTATTATAATAAAAAAGATATTTAGTGATGAAATTTCAAGATTAGTCAGAAGATATATGGAAGCTGTTGTAAATTATGGAACTGGTAAAAATGCATATATTTCTGGCTATAGAGTAGCAGGAAAAACTGGAACAGCTCAAAAATCAGCGGTTGGTGGATATACAAAAGGTAAATATTTCAGTTCGTTTTTTGCATTCTTTCCTGCAGACAAGCCTAAATACGCTATGCTAATAACGGTTAATGAACCGAAAGGAAATTATTATGGTGCAGATGTTGCATTGCCATCGGTAAGACATGTTCTGGAAAAATTAATTGATTATAGAAAAATTGAAACAAACGGAAGAATTAAGAAAAATACTGATGATAAAAAATCAGACGTTGTTAAGGAAGAAAAGAAAAAAGACTTAACAAAAATAAAACAGGATTTTGATAAGAATATTATGCCTGACTTAACTGGAATTAGCTTGAGAGAATTTTTATCTATTTATCCACAAGGAAAATTTTCTCAATATGAAGTTAAAGGAAGCGGAAAAGTAATAGGGCAGTTCCCGGAAAAAGGGATAAAATTGGATAAACAATCTAAAATTCAGATAGTGCTAGAATAA
- the gatB gene encoding Asp-tRNA(Asn)/Glu-tRNA(Gln) amidotransferase subunit GatB — protein sequence MSMEYETVIGLEVHCQLKTNTKVWCSCDADYDNKEPNTAVCPICTGQPGALPKLNEKVLDYAIKAALALGCEINRESYFDRKNYFYPDSPKNYQITQFFKPYAENGVLKITTNSGKEASVGIERIQIEEDTAKSIHTASETLLNYNRASVPLIEIISKPEIKNAEEAYAYLNTLKDRLKYTKVSDVSMELGSLRCDANVSVRKKGETKLGTRTETKNLNSFKAVVKAIEYETNRQIEVLENGGRVVQETRLWDEENAVTKPMRSKEEAMDYRYFPEPDLPAIIITESRLSNVKDEMPEFADEKAKRFINEYKLNEMEAATLSSEQELAEYYEEVVKVSDDARLAANWVLTEILRVLKEKNISIEEFSVEPQNIGKLIKLIKANTISSKIAKDVFEILLSENKDPEIIVKEKGLVQITDNSEIEKIVEQVLAENPQSVEDYKAGKSNALKYLVGQSMRLSKGKANPKMINEMILARLEG from the coding sequence ATGAGTATGGAATATGAAACAGTCATCGGACTGGAAGTGCATTGTCAATTGAAAACAAATACAAAAGTATGGTGTTCTTGTGATGCGGATTATGATAATAAAGAGCCTAATACTGCGGTATGTCCTATTTGTACAGGACAGCCTGGGGCTTTACCAAAATTGAATGAAAAAGTACTGGATTATGCGATAAAGGCAGCACTTGCACTTGGGTGTGAGATAAACAGGGAGAGTTATTTTGACAGAAAAAATTATTTTTATCCTGATTCGCCAAAAAATTATCAAATTACACAGTTTTTTAAACCTTATGCTGAAAATGGAGTTTTGAAAATTACGACAAATAGTGGAAAAGAGGCAAGTGTTGGAATTGAAAGAATACAGATTGAGGAAGATACAGCGAAAAGTATTCATACTGCTTCTGAAACTTTGCTAAATTATAACAGGGCCTCTGTACCGTTAATTGAGATTATTTCAAAGCCTGAGATAAAAAATGCTGAGGAAGCGTATGCTTATTTGAATACATTGAAGGATAGATTAAAATATACAAAAGTTAGTGATGTAAGTATGGAACTTGGATCGCTTAGATGCGATGCTAATGTTTCTGTTAGAAAAAAGGGTGAAACAAAACTTGGGACTAGAACGGAAACTAAGAACTTGAACTCGTTTAAGGCGGTTGTAAAGGCGATTGAGTATGAAACAAACAGACAAATTGAAGTGCTTGAAAATGGTGGACGTGTAGTTCAGGAAACAAGGCTTTGGGATGAGGAAAATGCGGTTACAAAGCCAATGAGAAGTAAAGAGGAAGCAATGGATTACAGATATTTTCCAGAGCCTGACTTGCCAGCGATTATCATTACTGAATCAAGACTTTCAAATGTAAAAGATGAAATGCCTGAATTTGCAGATGAGAAGGCTAAAAGATTTATTAATGAGTATAAATTGAATGAAATGGAAGCAGCTACCCTTTCTTCAGAGCAGGAACTGGCTGAATATTATGAGGAAGTTGTAAAAGTTTCGGATGATGCAAGACTTGCAGCGAATTGGGTATTGACAGAAATTTTACGTGTGCTAAAAGAAAAAAATATTTCTATTGAGGAATTTTCTGTTGAGCCTCAAAATATTGGAAAATTAATTAAATTGATAAAAGCTAATACGATTAGTTCAAAAATTGCAAAAGATGTGTTTGAAATCTTGCTTTCAGAAAATAAAGATCCTGAAATTATCGTAAAGGAAAAAGGGCTTGTGCAAATTACAGACAACAGCGAAATTGAAAAGATTGTAGAGCAGGTACTGGCTGAAAATCCTCAATCTGTGGAAGATTACAAGGCTGGAAAGAGCAACGCATTAAAATATCTTGTGGGACAGTCAATGAGATTGTCTAAAGGCAAGGCTAATCCGAAAATGATTAATGAAATGATTTTAGCAAGACTTGAAGGTTAA
- the gatA gene encoding Asp-tRNA(Asn)/Glu-tRNA(Gln) amidotransferase subunit GatA, with protein sequence MNLYKKTASELAEMIKNKEITSEEVTRNFLDRIKSVEDKVGAFSNIFEEKALEQARKIDEENNEEGRKKYENTGLFGVPVALKDNIVSKGDLTTAASQILKNYVGVYDATVVKKLKEAGAVLVGKANMDEFAMGSSNENSSIKSASNPWDLERVPGGSSGGSAAAVAAGEVPVALGTDTGGSIRQPASLTGTVGIKPTYGRVSRYGLMAFGSSLDQIGALAKSSEDLARIMQIISGYDENDPTTADVEVPDYVSLLEKDIKGLKIGLPKEYFSDELDKSIKEVVDKTVETLKKLGAEVKEVSLPYTKYAISTYYIISSAEAASNLSRYDGVRYGVRKSDENIEEMYVKSRTEGFGDEVKRRIMIGNYVLSSGFYDAYYKKASQVRRLIRDDFLRVLSEVDLILTPVSPTTAFKKGEKVTDPVQMYLGDIFTVSINMAGLPAISVPAGFVNGLPVGIQLIGNYFREDLLFNVANRFEKERGEIKYPEL encoded by the coding sequence ATGAATTTATACAAAAAAACGGCTAGCGAACTGGCTGAAATGATAAAGAATAAAGAGATTACTTCAGAAGAAGTTACAAGAAATTTTTTAGATAGAATAAAATCTGTTGAAGATAAGGTTGGGGCTTTTTCTAATATTTTTGAGGAGAAGGCATTGGAACAGGCTCGAAAAATTGATGAAGAAAATAACGAAGAAGGAAGAAAAAAATATGAAAATACAGGACTTTTTGGAGTGCCTGTGGCGTTGAAGGATAATATTGTTTCAAAGGGAGATTTGACAACGGCGGCTTCGCAAATTTTGAAAAATTATGTGGGAGTTTATGATGCAACTGTTGTGAAAAAGTTGAAGGAAGCTGGAGCAGTACTAGTTGGAAAGGCTAATATGGATGAATTTGCGATGGGGTCTTCAAATGAAAATTCGTCAATAAAGTCAGCATCTAACCCTTGGGATTTGGAAAGAGTGCCAGGAGGAAGCAGTGGGGGATCGGCTGCTGCGGTTGCGGCTGGTGAAGTACCTGTGGCTTTGGGAACAGATACAGGGGGAAGTATTAGACAGCCTGCGAGCTTGACTGGAACTGTGGGAATAAAGCCAACTTATGGAAGAGTTTCGAGATATGGGCTTATGGCATTTGGTTCTTCGCTGGATCAGATTGGGGCTTTGGCAAAAAGTTCAGAAGATTTGGCAAGAATTATGCAGATAATTTCTGGATATGATGAAAATGATCCGACAACTGCGGATGTGGAAGTGCCTGATTATGTATCTTTGCTTGAAAAAGATATAAAAGGATTAAAAATTGGGCTTCCAAAAGAATATTTTTCAGATGAACTGGATAAATCAATAAAGGAAGTTGTGGATAAAACTGTGGAAACATTGAAAAAACTTGGAGCAGAAGTGAAAGAAGTATCCTTACCTTACACAAAATACGCAATTTCTACTTATTATATAATTTCATCGGCTGAAGCGGCTTCAAACTTGTCAAGATATGACGGAGTGAGATATGGAGTTAGAAAAAGTGATGAAAACATTGAGGAAATGTATGTAAAATCACGAACAGAAGGTTTTGGAGATGAAGTGAAGCGTAGAATTATGATTGGAAATTATGTGTTAAGTTCTGGATTTTATGATGCTTATTACAAAAAGGCTTCGCAAGTTAGAAGATTAATAAGAGATGATTTTTTGCGAGTTCTTTCAGAAGTTGATTTAATTTTGACACCAGTTTCTCCAACAACAGCGTTTAAAAAAGGTGAAAAAGTTACTGATCCAGTTCAAATGTATTTGGGAGATATTTTTACTGTATCAATAAATATGGCTGGATTGCCTGCAATTTCAGTTCCAGCAGGATTTGTAAATGGACTTCCTGTGGGAATACAGCTGATTGGAAATTACTTTAGGGAAGATTTGTTGTTTAATGTGGCGAATAGGTTTGAGAAGGAACGTGGGGAGATAAAATATCCTGAATTGTAA
- the gatC gene encoding Asp-tRNA(Asn)/Glu-tRNA(Gln) amidotransferase subunit GatC — protein MLSKEDVLKIAALSKLEFSESEIEKFRVDLNKIFEHMEELNGVDTTDVEPLFNVLDLKDKLREDKVRDAGIKKEILENSPNKDEEFIIVPKVVGENADN, from the coding sequence ATGTTAAGTAAAGAAGATGTTTTAAAAATAGCAGCACTTTCTAAATTGGAATTTTCAGAAAGTGAAATTGAAAAATTTAGGGTGGATTTGAATAAAATATTTGAGCATATGGAAGAGTTGAATGGGGTTGATACTACTGATGTGGAGCCGCTTTTTAATGTGCTGGACTTAAAAGATAAGTTGAGAGAAGATAAAGTTAGGGATGCTGGGATTAAGAAGGAAATTTTAGAAAATTCGCCTAATAAGGATGAGGAATTTATAATTGTTCCAAAAGTTGTTGGAGAAAATGCGGATAATTAG